The Dreissena polymorpha isolate Duluth1 chromosome 9, UMN_Dpol_1.0, whole genome shotgun sequence genome contains the following window.
aagcaaattcgtagcattgatatcccccgcaagatatattttgtttaagatgggtgcaaatcggatgGATGAACATACTAcgagtaaaaagcattttttcaagattcaaagggccataactctgttattaacagatggtgtacaatgccatttggtgtacATCATCATATTatccatataaatatatatatatatatatatatatatatatatatatatatatatatatatatatatatatatatagatatatatatatatatatatatatataaataaataaatatatatatatatatatatatatatatatatatatatatatatatatatttatttatttatatatatatatatatatatattagggatgtcaacgaatatccgaatattcggatactgttttccgaatcgaatattcggaagaaaaaaaaatcgagtaatttcaaagactttgtattcgtaaaatttgcttcaaacattgtcaaaaaagttgtttctcttgtcataatgtttattccggtaggcgcgttaatgcgtcgctatggtgatgacagtataccggtcataaatcccgctaacaaagccagacactttgtgtcaaaattatgataggtgcaaatcgcgtcggcaatcaaaacaccgacctgcacttgatccaatgactcgaattacatttaaaattatcaaagattaaatgagtaaaggaaaagccactttgtgtaaaaacaaataagaccgtatggcaattaaaacaccgacccgtattgatctaataactcgaattacatttaaaatgatcaaagattaaatgagtaaagaaagagccgacttggtgtgaaaaacaaaacagatcgtatggttataatcacgttgtccaatcaaaaaagcttttagaaaataattcactcaacctctaatgagtatttgcgtatcgtatggtccaaacattaattaattactcaatattcaatcaggtattatacttaaagaaatgtttttggtattttaccctcatttaattgaaaatattataattgctacacgcataaagtaaatatctgtccacgcaaaatgccacctacgccttccgctgcttggaagtatttcacgacatcatccgataagaagtcgccgatccaagtgtcttttaaacgtggcaactttaaaagactgactgtttagtctgttaaacaggttcaaagtgtgttgtggctatgtacatactaagtaattcgtttaagttcagctttaattatatgtagatctaactgttttgtcatgtaattattttgtcgtcatgtaatattatgtttctcgttctattgttgatgtacgatataatagtttaaaaacagtttttgtcattcaattttaacaataaaaagtaatcaacaacatCAGCTTCGAATTAACGACGGCAACGCCGTGTCAATATTTaaacacttccggtgaacttccggtaaaaacgaaagtagaattcatggaataatggtacggtaaacaaagttgacttttttccaacagatgttgaccgaatatccgaatattcgttcggaagggtgaccgaatattcgaataccgaaatcggtattcgttgccatcccttatatatatatatatatatatatatatactcataccaagtttctatGAAATcttccaaagcacttccaagatatggctccgaacacaaaagtgcctacagtaaaaagcattttttcaagatacaaagggccataactccgttattaacagatggtgtacaatgccatttggcgtgcatcatcgtcttatccatatatatactcaaaccaagtttcaatgaaatccaccaaagcactctcaagaaatggctccggacacaaaagtgccggacggacagccggacggacggacagccggacggacggacagccggacgaaCAGGCCGGCCGGACAACACCAAACCAacatccctccgcctctggcgggggataaaaagaaTGAATGGCATGTTTAAGTCAATATTAGGCAACTCATTACTGGCATGTTTATCTTATTATAACACGTATCGTTTTACACTCCGTAGTTGGGCATGTATATTGCTTATATGTTATGTGTTTGCTTACCGTTACATTGCATTTCGAAATCTGTGTCCTCCTTTTGTGTCTTGATGCCTATGCTATCTTTAGTAAGATCTGCTAGGAGTGTTTTTGCTTGTTTCGAAAGTTCGGTCACACCAGCCTCTGTGGCAGAAGTAACAGCGTCACATCCTTCCATCGTGGCCGACTCTATGACCCGCTGTCCTTTGATCACGGTAGCCTTTACTTCCGTCACACCAGCCTCTGTGGCAGAAGTAAGCGCGTCATGACCTTCCATTGTGGCCGACTCTACGACCCCCTGTCCTTTGATAACTGTAACATTGACTTCCGCCACACCAGCTTCTGTGGCAGAAGTAACAGCGTCATGACCTTCCATTGTGGCCGACTCTATGACCCACTGTCCCTTGTTAACTGTAGTCTTAACTTCCGTCACACCAGCCTCTGTGGCAGATGTAATAGCGTCATTACCTTCTATTTTGGCCGACTCTATGACCTgctgtcctttgatcactgtagTCCTAACTTCCGTCACACCAGCCTCTGTGGCAGAAGAAACAGCGTCGTGACCTTCCATTGTGGCAGACTCTACTACCCgctgtcctttgatcactgtagCCTTGACTTCCGTCACACCAGCCTCTGTGGCAGAAGTAACAGCGTCATGACCTTCCATTGTAGCCGACTCTATGACCCACTCTCCTTTGATCACTGTGGCCTGAACTTCCGTCACACCGGCCTCTGTGGCAAAAATAACAGCGTCACGTCCTTCCATTGTGGCCGACTCTACGACCTGCTGCCCTTTTATCATTGTAGCATTAACTTCCGTCACACAAGCCTTTGTGGCAGAAGTAACAGCGTCATGACCTTCCATTGTGGCCGACTCTATGGCCCATtgtcctttgatcactgtagCCTTGACTTCCGTCACACCAGTCTCTGTGGCAGAAGAAACAGCGTCATGACCTTTTATTGTGGCCGACTCTACGACCTGCTGTCCTTTGATTACTGTAGCCTTGATTTCCGTCACACTAGCCTCTGTGGCAGAAATAACAGCGTCACGTCCTTCCATTGTGGCCGACTCTATGATCTGTCGTCCTTTGATCACTGTAATATAGGGAGGTATATTTAATAATAGAGGCGAAACCATGGTGTTCTCATATGAACTGTAATCAATGGAGGTATATCGAATGACAGAGACGCGACCATGGTATTCTTATATGAACTGTTGTCAAGGAATGAATAATGAATGATAGCGGCGCAACCTTGGAATTCTCATATGAACTGTAATCAAGGGAGGTAAAGTGAATGACAGAGGCGCAACCATGGTATATTTATATGAACTGTAATCAAGGAAAAATACTGAATGAGGGAGACGAAACCATGGTATTCTTATATGAACTGTAATCAAGAAAAGAATACTGAATGAGAGAGACGAAACCATGGTATTCTTATTTGAACTGTAATCAAGGCAAGAATACTGAATGAGAGAGTCAAAACcattgtattcttaaatgaacTGTAATCGAGGCAAAAATACTGAATGAGAGAGACGAAACCATGGTATTCTTATATGAACTGTAATCAAGGAAAGAAAACTGAATGAGAGAGACGAAACCATTGTATTCTTATATGAACTCTAATCGAGGAAAGAATACTGAATGAGAGAGACGAAACCATGATGATGGTATTCTTATATAAACTGTAATCAAGGAAAGAATACTGAATGAGAGAGACGAAACCAAGGTATTCTCATATGAACTGTACTCACGGGATGTATACTAAATTATAGAGGCGTGATCATTGTATTCTCATGTGAACTGTAATCAATGGAGATTACTTACTAAGTAATGACACAGCACGACCCTGGTATTCTAATATGAACCATCATCATTCATATAAGCCTAGATAGTGACGAGAcgagataaacaatctgaccaagttttatctagattaagtcattaaagtgtcccgtagagtggtaacaaggtttttcaaagatCTGACCTGCTTGCCTAGTGTTAAGACGCACGTGATCCAGATTTGAACTCGACCAATAcattatcaagattgagtcattaatATTTCCTATTTAGAGtggtaacaatgttttactaagatctgacctggtgacctagtagTTTGACACACGTGACACATATTAGGAGACGGCATAGATATTGTCCAGATTTACATTCTTACTTAGTTTCATAAAATTGGATGGAAAATAGAGCGAAAAGTGGACCACGCACACCGTACGACCACCGGACATAGGATACTTTTTTTACTAAAATGTGACCTTGGCCGAGTTTTTATTAGAACCAATGTTCTGATcaagaagattggactaaaatgtgACCCCTAGAGTGTTCTAAAGGTTAAACTATAGTCATTCATGTATAAGGAAAATGTTCCCCTTCATGTTGCAGCCATGTTTTGTGATGAACCAGAACCGTTTTTTAACAGAACTAAGACATctttggaacaaatgttctgaccaaacttTTTACCTCCCAcgatccagtttcaaactcggccaagatattattgcaacaaatggtataccaagtttcatgaagattggtatataaatgtggcctctaaagtgttcacaagataAAAAGGACAACATACGAGATACAAGCGGCGAACGACGGGCAAAAGCCGATAACAAAAGCTCATTATGTTCAGGTGAGCTTACACTGTTACAGTATAGCCATATAGTAAGACAGGGTTCCCAGCCTTTTGTATGATCAAAATTCCccgatttttccctgatggaaaataaaaattccatgaTCATAATTTTTACTTAtatcttgttttagacaccctaaataaatagcagttgcagacaataacatgcataatatttatgtaattttaaagcaaatgcatCCCATCTCGCCTCACAGCCATCCTTTCCTCggcttttcatttattttcattgaatgttttcgacacaagtcgggaaagtctgaccaaacaaaattccctgaatTTTCACTGATTTCAATAACTTTTCccattccctgacttttccctgactgggaaaagtgaaagtctttttccaggatTTCCAGAATGGCTTCTATGCCTATAGATAACACGGTATTGTGGAGGATTTTATAGATTCTTTTTCATCCCCTATAACAGCGTTAAGGGGAATTGTGTCATTTAGTGATAATACAATTCAACAACTTTTGgtatttaaataacaatacctatCTATAACAggcattttcaaaatttaaaaacgcTCTCAGTCGCTTGCACGTGTAATAGTGATATAAGTAATAAATAACACTCCAAAATAGTATTTACCgatgttatttatgaaaaaaatatataaaaaaacaacaaaattgttTCTACATGTGTGTGATTGACacgaaaatattgtttttataactggGATGATGGTTAAGTTATGCGGGCTTTCTGAAGCCGagcgggtaccgaaatccccaatGTTATTACATGCAAAAGTGTTATTAATTGTAGTAAACATTTCTGATCtgacatttatcaatcattataACTGAAAGTGCAGAACAAATCAGTTAagtcattttgtaaataaattaaagttCAATAACGGGGATTTCGGTCAGGCTACACAAAGATCTGTGGGTTACATACTGAAGCTGCCAATATCAGACGCTTGCGGGGGTACCAAAGTCCCCTAAGTTGCCTCGAGTATTGGtgttatcagaaataaataaCAGGTCTACGGTGGCATGTAtcgatatattttgtgaaaaaaattagcataacattgttttcacttgtttctgaatCAAAATAGCCATTGATAACGGGATTTAGTTAAGTTACGCAAAGCGGGTACCGAAATTAcctattattttaataaacacttgATATAATTCATGTTTAATACTACTAATCAATCTTTGTAATAAAAAGTGCTACACAAACAATAAGTTATTTTCTGAAAGAAATTCACGTTCTACGACGCGGATTTCTGTAATTCGACATGGAGCTTCAactcgcacttgtcaagaccacGTTTCGgctttggaaatggtataaatgcAATGCCTTCATTTTATCTTCCTTGATACCAACTGTTCGAGTTACATTAACCCAATTGACAAAGTTTGAACATATTTCCTTTCGTTTTTTAATGAAACTCGTTGAATACAATGAGACTCTAGCCATTCAgtttgtctagaaaatggcggaaagGTCGTTAGCAACCGGCGCGCTCGATTAATCAATCGCTGATTGGTCGATGAATATTTAGATATATAAGCATATGATTGACAGGTGGCGAGATGTCAATTGCCCCGTCCCAGGAAGGTTGCTTAGTTTTGCaacagaccggaactattttcgaactaagccgagatatcattaataGACAATAAATGTTCTGAGCAACGTTTTTGATGATTCCACCAAATATGAGACTTCTAGCGAGTTTAAAAGGTTTCACTACAGCCAAATAAGAAAGCCTGTACCGCCctttggcagcaatgtttttaaaacagaccggaatcattttcgaacaaTGCAGATATATCATTATAAAACATGTTCTAAGCAAGTTTTGTGAtgatttaacaaaaacatattacaTCTACagtgttaaagccacacaccttgaaatcaagtaaatgttaatcaatacataaagattcAATTTGAAAGTGagcaaaattttcattaaatctatagcctagttagcaagtaatttataaatTTTCAAACGGTACCACTTTTAAACCCAAAAGTATTATTTCTATACGTCCATTTCgccaaacgcgattattttaatgttttaaagtgtaaaaaagacggatttctactttgtaaccTGCGGATATATTCTAACTGGCATAGagagtttttttataaattggcataaataaaatatgtttcttatttatacttaaagtaacattaataccCAAAAATCAACGGAAATGTCgtgaagtatttcgtaaaataaagatacCTAATAATAAATCAATGGTTTTTATggcaaaagccaaaatttcaaaaCGAGATGTTCTCTGGTAACATGGATGTTTGCAGATATAAAATGCGTACTTTTATTTCTTTGTGcctcaattaatttcattttataacCCCCGAATATATCTATTAAtacgcaaaaaaataaaaactattattttatatCTACAAACATCCATGTTCCCAGAAAAAATCTTGTTTTGAAATTTTGGCTTATGCTATAAGGGACATTGATTTATTATAAGGTATCTTTATTTTACGATATACTTTACGAAATTTCCGTTGATTTTTTAGtataaatgttactttaaatttactttgccaaataaggtgtgtggctttaacaacgTTTCACTAAGTCATAAAAGGTTAAGTGCCACCCCAATCACAGCCAAGATTaccaatggaccggaaccatttttgaactcaactgatATATCAATGGGACAAACGTTCTGAAAAGTTTCCTAAGCTGCACATTAAATGTGGTATTaagaatgtaaacaatataacaatttgATTACGCGGCGACCACAAACAGCCAAAGGTTATCACAAACGCTCACCATGAGCATCTAATGCCCagttgaaaaaacatacatgacCGCTTAATAATACAGTTTACTCACCTTCTAAGCCTCTTTCGTAGTCTTCTTCCGCCTTGTCAACAATTTTCAGTTGCATGCGCTCCATGTTAACTCTAGTGCGGTCTTCTATAAGTTGAACACTGCTTTTTGTCAGTGTGTCTATTTGTGTTATTGAGACACATGTCTTTGTCTGTATTGTATGTTCAGCTTTTGAAGTCTGATCTCCTATTTGTTGTTTACAATATTCTGTCCTGTCATATAGGGTCTGAATATTCTCATCCATTTTCTTTCCAATCACTTGTTCACTGTCCTTCAACGCTTCCTTAATTTTGTTTAAGCCTTTTTCAAGCGTATGCTTTGCCTTTTCAGAGAATTCTTCCTCAGCGGCATCTTTAACACGTTCAATTGCTTGTTTGAACTCTTGAATCAGATTGCCAAATTCAGTAAGAGGGAGGCGGTCATTCTGAAGCTTCAATGGAAATGAAAAACAcatgttatattataataatagctAAATTAAAGCAAGTGCAAAACTTAGGTGTTTGCCAAATTTATCTCAAAATTATGATGTTCGCTACTTCAAATTGACCACACACAAGGACACAACctgtctgtagatctgccatagtgaTTAGCACTTTTCTTTGGAATTCTATAGAAAAtgatatggaattctatggaaatcgatggaaatctatggaatttgatggaatttcATCAATtggccaattttccatctgaagctgttatggaattccatgAAATCTCTCCTAAAATTCCATGCTTTTCTACGGAATACATGG
Protein-coding sequences here:
- the LOC127844959 gene encoding uncharacterized protein LOC127844959 isoform X4 encodes the protein MEGHDALTSATEAGVTEVKATVIKGQRVIESATMEGCDAVTSATEAGVTELSKQAKTLLADLTKDSIGIKTQKEDTDFEMQCNVEDIVRYWTLVPFHINSVIIDFPERMHVDYEVR
- the LOC127844959 gene encoding uncharacterized protein LOC127844959 isoform X1, which produces MEGHDALTSATEAGVTEVKATVIKGQRVIESATMEGCDAVTSATEAGVTELSKQAKTLLADLTKDSIGIKTQKEDTDFEMQCNVTRYCTVLTVWQTLVLSDEINELLLLKRTQPLLNQLKTSSDTGPWCRSISTLLSLTSLKGCTLIMKSDS